From Zea mays cultivar B73 chromosome 3, Zm-B73-REFERENCE-NAM-5.0, whole genome shotgun sequence:
gcataatcttcaccatcaaaagttggtggtttgcctaatgggacggaaagtagaggtgcatgtttagaaatgcgaggatagtgtagggggatcttactaaacttcttacgcccttggcgtttagaagttacggagggtgcatcggatccggaggtcgatgttgatgaagtgtcggtctcgtagtagaccactttcctcatcctctttggcttgtcctcactccgatgcggcttgtgggaagaagatttttccttcttctctttgtggtgagaagaagatttcttctcctttcctttgttggaggagctcttcttcttctccctcctcttggtgcgggactcttccgatgaagtgctcccgtggcttgtagtgggcttttcgccggtctccatctccttcttggcgtgatctcccgacatcacttcgagcggttaggctctaatgaagcaccgagctctgataccaattgaaagtcgcctagaggggggtgaatagggcgaaactgaaatttacaaatataaacacaactacaagccgggttagcgttagaaatataaacgagtccgcgagagagggcgcaaaacaaattgcaagcaaataaagagtgtgacacgcggatttgttttaccgaggttcggttctcgcaaacctactccccgttgaggaggccacaaaggctgggtctctttcaacccttccctctctcaaacgatccctcggatcgagtgagctttctcttctcaatcacttggaacacaaggttcccacaaggaccaccgcaagtttggtgtctcttgcctcaattacaagtgagtttgatcgcaatgaaagaatcaagaaagcacgattgaaaaagccaagcgacaagagcgacaaataacacacggatcactttctctctcaagccactaatcactaatgatctcttttctcaattgtgaaacttggagagatggaggctttgaatgtgtcttggaatggattgctagctcttgtattgaatgttgaaggttggaatgcttgggtgttatgaatggaggtggttggggttgtatttatagccaccaaccacttcctagtcgttgctccattctgctgagcgcggacggtccgcgtgccaggtccggacggtccgcccctgtagatcaacgactgaaaatgcaacggtcagcagtaacggctatatcaacggctatattgcatttaatgcgtcgtaagatgtcagataaagccagtcgcggacggtccggtcgtgcaccccggacggtccgcgaggccgctataattcatttgtcggaacccgtcaccttcgggtttttcggatccttgcctaccggacggtccgcgcctgagaccggacggtccgagcggggtctccgacggtccgcgcttatcctccggacggtccacagtgcagactcggatttttgcattggttctgtccgagggttattcttgtgttgcggacggtccgccgcaagggcccggacggtccgcgcttggcctgtttttccaaaaagcttctcctgtccggaataatctacggtattccggacagtcgatttagtatagttatagatgaacctttggcacctgtagaacatataatctagagcaaactagttagtccaattgtttgtgttgggcgattcaaccaccaaaactatttaggaactatgtgtaagcctaattccctttcactcacaacacaacccgacgagtccacaactcaaatggagctctagttgctatcacaaagaatcaaatgcgcggaatcgaagtcttggtgcttaggaatgcttagagaatgcttggtgtacttctccatccgcctaggggtcccttttatagccccaaggcagctaggagtcgttgagtgcattccaggaaggcaattcttgccttctgtcgcctggcgcaccggacagtccggtgcaccaacgaacattgtccggtgcggatttctttccttctttggcgaagccgaccgttggcgctttggagccgttggcgcatcggacactgtccggtgcacaccggacagtccggtgcccccttccgaacgttggctcagccacgtgtctcgcgcggatcgcgcggccgaccgttggcccggccaaccgttagctcaccggacagtccggtgaattatagccgtacgccgttaatcactttccgagagcagcaagttcgtctgagtcagcctgcaccaccggacactgtccggtgcacccagacagagctgactttggctgaacaaagttatctttaatttcaatttgatttttcctgtttctagcacttagacacaatacattagtctctaaaacaatgtactaagtctgagaaacatacctttatacttgatttgtactttgtccaccatttaacacttaagcacttgtgttgaacactaaatcagcaaaatacttagaaatggcccaaggacacatttccctttcagttgtacATACCCTTAGTACGCATGTCAAGTTGGAGGAAAATTTAATCAACTTAAATAACGTGGTTTAGTGGCCACCTATTGAGAAATGGAAATTAGGGAAGACTGAGCCACACGCGTGTGCTGAGCTTGGCTTGACGTATCAAGTCTGTAGGCTTTCAACGAATGGTAATGGATGCATTCGAATTCATGGCGTTAGTTACTATTAATGACTAAATTATTTTGGACATTTCTGATAACGGTAGATCCACCTTTCCGTGCACAGAAGTTAGAGTTAAGCAGACCTATGATTCTTAACTTTGTTTCTCATCCTTTCAAAACCGATAATTGAATACTATCAATAGAGGCATGAAAAACAAGTAAGCCCAATTAATAAAAAATCAATGTGACCTAAATCAATTTGTCTATGCAAAACACACATTAATTATAATAATCTAGTattgcattaatcaccaaaacccaatTAGTAGCTTAGATGCTTTCAGTCTCTCTCTTTTGGGTGATTGACGACAACACAACGTCGAGTATGTGAAAGAAAGATTTAAGGTTTTCAAAGTACTTGATCTGCATGAACTTGTGTCGTTAAAACATGATGTTAGTGCAAGTTCATATAAATCAAGTCCACAACATGTGCTTTTATAAGAGAAAGGTTAAGCACATGTACATGATTAAATAAGCTCGTTTGAATCAAATATTATAAGAAATATCACAAATGAGCAAGTGTGACATGACATAATATAAAGGGAGTAGCACATGCCATGATATATCATACAGATGCAAATGTAAAGTATTATACAATGCATAAAGAAAATATGTATGCAACATATGAAGATATAAGAGTATTACACATAATGGTAGCAAATCATCCACCTATCACTCTCCCTATCCTCACatacttccctctccctctttaGCCGCAAGCACCCAAAACTACAAAACCTAAGGGCTCTCTAAAGGGGTCAACACAGTCATGTCAGACGCTGAGGTGTGCGGAGAAACCTCAAACTACATGAGTAGGGTATCCTCACATGTGCCGGAAGAAGGTAAAAACATGTAGGTTCTAGTTTGTTTTTTAGTTATTAATGCTAACATAAGGTTATTATGACTAATATGTGTTTTGCAAACATAAGGTAAGTTATGGTCACAATAATGCATGATGATTGGGATCGAGAAGTATCCATGCCTTTGTTGATGGATATTGATGATTAGTTTCTAAAGGACTATGCACATGTCGCGATTGTAAAAAGACTAAAACAATGACCATGTCTATAGAAAAATGTAGCAACATATAAACATCAAACTAGTTTTATTAAATTTTACACGAATTATATTTTGATATGCATTTTGTTTGAAGATCACCTAATTTGTTTCATTTAAAAATGGTTTGAACGACGAATTTTAGCTTATACAAAGCCAAAATGAGTTATAACttgatactccctccgtttctttttattagtcgctggatagtgcaaaattgcactatccagtgactaataaaaagaaacggagggagtatgatGTACTACTACGTTGTCCTTGGTCTCCTGCGCTGCTATTTTTGTTTCGTGTCTTGAGTACAGGTACATACTGCATTAGTACAATACCTTCTGTATattttttaaaaattaaaaacATTTCCTAGTCCCGTGACTGTTACAATCTAAGACATGTAAAAGTCAACACATAGCTCTTGAAATCTTGATCCTGACGCCTTTGCGCGTGCATAACTGTATTGCGGGTCGTGGCCATTGAGCCACAAGCCCACATGAGAATGTACAATACAACCTAAAAAATAGCCCACAAATCGTAAGACGGTAAGAGCAACAACTCTATAATCAAATACTCTTTAACATTTTTAAATAATTAGGAGTAGAAATTTTAATGAAATACTCTCTAACCGTTTTTATTTAGTTATCTAAATATAAGTATCTTCTGCTTCGGATTTACAAGAATAAGATCGCTAGCAAATATAAAAAATAAACTAGTCAGATACCCGTGTATATATTGCTATAATTTCAATATATCACATTATATACTTTGCTTTAATAAAACACAAAAAATATGTATTCTATTTGTTAGATGAGTGCAAATATGGAGCCAACAACCAAAGTTTGAACCTTTACTGCTCTATAATTTTACCTTATTTTTGTATATAACGAGAAAGGAAAATGGCGACCATGAAAATCGATGCTTTATATAATAGAGAAAAGAGAAATTTCTTCTATATTTAAGATATAAAAAACTGTTATAGAGTAAACATATAAAAACGACTCTTACAAAAAAAACTCTTTAGACATGCTGCAACGGCCACTATCAGAACGTAGTGATCCATTGGATCACGATTTCAATGTTTCTTTAAAATTTAAGTGAACCTTTAATTAATTTAGTTTACAAATGagtacaaataaaacttgatactcCCTCTGTCCAGAAATGAAGTCGTCTGACTTTTTTTATGTTAAGTTTGACTGGTTTgttttattcaaaatatttatgaaGACTGAGAAAAAATCGGTTGATAGTTAAAGTAAATTGTATGTTAAACTAAATcagaataaaaataaataataattataaATTCTTCTAAATAAGATGAGTCAGTTAAATTTAGTCTCAAAAAGTAAAAACGATATCCTTTCTCGAACCGAGGAGAGAGTATTAATAAATAGTTAAAATGTTGAGTACCGCCCCTATCATCCGTTCCGTGCGACCCCGCGATTGCGTCATTGCGGAACCGTTTGTCCGTGGCCGCCGCCGTTCACGCGTCGGCGTCACATGAAGCGCCAAGAACTTGCCGCCAGGCCACCACCAATTCACCATTTATCATCGTGCACCACCTGGACAGCGTGCGGACAGGCAGTAACACGTCTTCTCCAGCGAGGTGTATCCATTCCACCCCTCGCCGCGCCCCGGCACCGAGCCGGACGGCGGACGCCCTGGACCTCATGTCCTCCTGCTCACGTAATTGGAGCAACGGCCATTATCTGCTCCGTCGCGCACGCATGTTCTCATATTCCACGCGCCCCCGCCGGTCGTAACCACCGGGCAACCACCGCCCGGCTCACTCAGTACGCCCCGCCCCACCACCAGCTCAGCTCCAGCCGTGCGACGCTGTACCCCGCCCCCGCTTTCAGCCGAGCCCCTATATCAACCAACCCCACCACTCTCTACCCTCTGTACCCATCGCTCACTACGCGACCGCTAGCTACTCCGATCGGATCCTGACCACGCCCGCCTACcaggccaccaccaccaccaccacccacaaATCCCCAATGGCGAGGCGCATCGCCGTGGCGGCAGCGTTCCTGGCGCTGGCCGTGGTGGCTCCCGCCGCGCTGGCGCAGGCTCCCGGGCCCGCGGCGACGCCTAGCGGGCCGCCGAACGTGACGGCGATCCTGGAGAAGGGCGGGCAGTTCACCATGTTCATGCGGCTGATGAAGGAGACGCAGCAGGACACGCAGCTGAACAGCCAGCTGAACAGCTCGTACGCCAGCAGCGGCGGCGGGTACACGGTGTTCGCGCCCACCGACAACGCCTTCAACAACCTCAAGCCCGGCACGCTCAACTCGCTGACGCAGCAGCAGCAGGTGGCGCTGGTGCAGGGCCACGTCCTGCCCCAGTTCTACAGCATGGACTCCTTCCAGACCGCCAGCAACCCCGTCCGCACCCAGGCCTCCGGCCGCGACGGGCCCTACACGCTCAACATCACCGCCACCGCCAACAACCAGGTCAACGTCTCCTCGGGCGTCGCCGAGGTCACCATCAACAACGCGCTCAGCGCCGTCAAGCCCCTCGCCGTCTACTCCGTCGACAAGGTGCTCCTGCCCCTGGAGCTGTTCGGGGCCAAGGcgcccgccgccgcgcccgccgCGTCCCAGGGGAAGCCCAAGAAGGGCGGGTCCTCGGACGCTCCCTCCGGGTCGGCCGGTTCCGACGACGCCGCGCCCACGGGCGCCGCCGGCGCCAGGGTCGTCGGCTGGAGCTTCGCCGGCCTCGCCGCCGTCCTTGGCTGTCTGTTGTGAGAGTGAGACCGTGCGTCGTTTCTAGGGACGGACGGACGACAAGCTAGTTGAAGATGAGAATGCTATGCCCGGGTTCCCTTCCCCTTctttctctctgtttatttaaacTTCTTTCATCTCGCTAGTTTCTTTAATTTGTACTATTGGTGGTTTGTAAGATTGGCTTATGTGATTCAATTTATGCGCCTGCCGCTGTTGATACTGCATCACTAGTCTTGAGTCATTTGTGGGTACAAAACTACAAATCCTTGTAAGAGGTCACATCCAGtgatccatcattttcttagctGCAGTGAAACGTGGTGCTTTTCTCTTGTTCGGTGGGACACAATGATCCAGAAAATTGACGCAACGTTTATTAGTTGGTCCAAATGTGTTCTCTGATTGATGGCATTAGACGTTAGTTTTCGGTTTTGGATTTATCAACGAATGGGGGTCAGTCAGGCTAGTAATGGAGTTGGTTGGTGCTGGTGGAACGGAGCGCAAAAGGTTTGGGCGAGCACGTGGTGCCAGGTTCGCTCGTTTGGTAATCAGTCGATTCTTCTTCCACTCAGGTACGGAGTACTCTGCAATGCAGGCTGCAGGGTCTTCGGTTGAATGCATCTGGTTTTCTGCGAAGCAGAAACTTTACCCAAATACAGTAGATTCAAATTGGGAAGCAAATCGATCAAATGGTATACCCAAATAGATTCCAAACAACGATACACGAATTATGAATTTATGATCGTCGATGGCCTGCTCTTGCTGGCTTGTTGCTCAGCTAAGACGCAGATCGTACCGTAGCCAATCCTGCACCAGGCATCTCTTCTCTGCGCTGTCATGGACTCAAGCGGGAGTATATACAAGTTGCGACGCGTCACTACTCTCAATCATCAGCGGCCAGCTAGCAGTGTCGGTACACTCCGTTTTGCTCAGCACGGACGATTGATTATCCAGCACGCATAGCTGGTAGGTAGGAGCCACTTTGGCACGGACCACCGGCGCTTTCATTTGATTCTTCTGATttgactaggtgagtgcccgtgcgttgcaacggcaacTTAtaaatatcatgataacttatatacaatagGTAAATGTCCGTGCATTGCTACGAATAAAAATGTTATGATAAGATATATACAAACAATTGATCTCAATGCTATTTatataaaaaagaaaaagagtcgaTCAGACGTCTTCTCACACAAATAGCTACATTTGCACGTGATATAATCCCAAAAAAGATATATCAACCTAGACAATATCACAAAATAGATTATTCCAATATTTAAACAAAACAAAAATGGTACAGATCACGCATTTGACGCAAGCTACCTTATATATTTCATTATCATTCACGATAAAATATCTAGAGCACTTCCATGCTTGATAAAGTTTGAAATGTATTCACAGGGAACATATTAGTATGTCTGTCTTTGTCGACACTCAATCGAATTGTTGATCCAACTTAGAACCAAAAACTATAACATGACATCCACTAAAAGATACCCATTAAGCCATGGATGCCTTCTTCAACTTGGCGAGCTCTTGCCTGATAGCACCACCCCTTTGTTTACATAAAGAAAAAAGTGTGAGCGAGCAATAGAAACAGTGCCAACACGAACTAAACATTTGATAGCGAGGTTCCTGACCTCGATCTTTGCCAGCATGACTTTGAACCTATCAAAGTCATCAAGTGCTGCTCTCCTCTTCTAGAAAATCTGCTTATGCCCATGAGTTGTCTCCTACTTAGTCTTCACATCTGAAAAAAAATAACAAAAGATCAACTAAGTGTCACTATTCTATTATGGGCACGACACCACGCTACTTGGCCAATTCAAAAAAAAATGCATAAAGTGCTACCAAATAGTCATATAACGATGTCACCAAACAACAGTGGAACAGTGACAGGTTCAGATTGCTTACAAGTCATCATCTCTTGAACTGTAAGTAGCCCTTGAAACTGATCTTGGACACTGCTCGTAAGGCTCATACGCGCAACTGAGAAAACTGAATCTGACACAACTTAAGCGGTGTCTCCCTTGTAGCCTTTAAGCTGTGTCTCCCTTGTAGCCTTGACGCAACTGACAAAACTGAATCTGCTGGCCCTTGTAGCCTTTAAGCGGTGTCTCCCTTGCCCCAGGCCTCACAGCTTCGTCTTCATCAGTCACAACTGAATCTGACAGCTCTTGCTTCCGGCCAGAGCAACTGAGAAAACTGAACGAGTGTCTCTTCAACCTAGCATATTTTCTCACTGGACAAGGTACAAGTTTGAATCTGATCTCCACATTGCACCCAAGAACGTGCTGTAAAGAGCACTCTATTAGGCTTTGCATTTTCTCTGCTCTTGATAGGTGATCTGGGTGTCCGAAACCAACTTCTGCTATGGCCAGCTCTGAGAATTTGTACATACTGTGCATCATTTTCAGCACAATCCATATATGAGAGATTAAAAATTCAATTCAGATGGCATATTTGTTTTTACCTTCGGTAACATGAACCGATGATAAGAAGCCTTCGGGGTGGAACTGGTCGGCGACCACCGAGAGGCCGAAGTCGGAGACCTTGAGGTCACCGCGCTCGTCGACGAGGAGATTCTCGGGCTTGAGGTCG
This genomic window contains:
- the LOC100192072 gene encoding Fasciclin-like arabinogalactan protein 11-like precursor; translation: MARRIAVAAAFLALAVVAPAALAQAPGPAATPSGPPNVTAILEKGGQFTMFMRLMKETQQDTQLNSQLNSSYASSGGGYTVFAPTDNAFNNLKPGTLNSLTQQQQVALVQGHVLPQFYSMDSFQTASNPVRTQASGRDGPYTLNITATANNQVNVSSGVAEVTINNALSAVKPLAVYSVDKVLLPLELFGAKAPAAAPAASQGKPKKGGSSDAPSGSAGSDDAAPTGAAGARVVGWSFAGLAAVLGCLL
- the LOC103651380 gene encoding CBL-interacting protein kinase 17, with product MEFVRGGELFARVAKGRRKEDTARRYFQQLISVVGFCHAHDVFHRDLKPENLLVDERGDLKVSDFGLSVVADQFHPEGFLSSVHVTEELAIAEVGFGHPDHLSRAEKMQSLIECSLQHVLGCNVEIRFKLVPCPVRKYARLKRHSFSFLSCSGRKQELSDSVVTDEDEAVRPGARETPLKGYKGQQIQFCQLRQGYKGDTA